In Drosophila busckii strain San Diego stock center, stock number 13000-0081.31 chromosome 3R, ASM1175060v1, whole genome shotgun sequence, the sequence GCTACACTATGCGCAAAATTGcgttacaaatttaatatttatatttaaaattttgaattcagCGACGCCAACGATATCTCTAAGGACTTGATACTAAAATCAAATCGTAGCAGCCGCAGAGACTCTAGAGAAATTGTATTATTCTGAATATTTAGTTGCGttaaaaatgaattgctgccgttcataataaatattgtaatgcTTCTCAAGAGGAAACTGTgtgcagctggagctgagcTAATGTAGCTAATACTTCTTTTCCcattgtataaaaaaacaaaatattttagcttaaatgtCTTGTCACATGACTTGAGTTTCGATTAAGATAAAGAGAGTTATTAATATGACATGGCACAGTGGAATATCATTATCGATAATAATTACGCTAGTATATTATGATATTGCTCGTGAATCAATTGCAAAGTAATTCTGCGCAATCTTATTTAATGCGTTTTAGCTaacaactatttattaaacaataaattttagtttatcttgaatttgatttatatacaaaacgCTTATGagcaaatatgtttaaattaaatgaaaagattttacaatttaagtaaacaaaaacgaTTTATGTGCTTCCTTCtgtatatttacttattttatttaatatagctAAATCTACTGCTGCTAAGCAAAAGAGCAGTTGTTGTGCAAATTGCTCTGTAGcgcattacaaattaaataattaacaacattAACTAGTGCAATTCATTTCGCCTTGCATTCTACACTTTATTTAACTTCATTAACTAAATGAATACAAGTctaagttattttatttaattgcagtgcataaaaattgttgataaTATGCTACATTATTTTCGGCACGCtcttaaacatttgtttgttatttttcctacatttttggtgtttttaatttgcttgcaatattaagtatacgcattgtGTACCAATGTTCAAGTAGGCAATGGCAACTGTTGGAGTCTTTTAGTCTTTTAGTTGCTCAATTTCAGTTTCACACTTCCgtcgtcacacacacacacgtgtacgtgtgtatgtgtgtgtgtatatacaaacaaagctacatacatatgctgaTGGGTGTTCTTTGGCTGCAGGCGTAAAACGTGAGGCGTACAATTTACGccaaaagaacaacaacaacgacgatgatgatgacgacgccGCCGTCGAGGAGTGCGCAAAAggacatgcaacaacaattaaagtttGAAAGAAGCAACGTCGCCCCGACACGGAAAAAGTAAACCGAGCAAAAGTTGTTAACggcgcataaaaaaatgaaaagagaaaaaaacgaaagagtcagagagagagagagagagagagagagagaactgcACAAGACCTCGAAGAAGTGTCGTGGCAAATAGATGGTAGGGGAGCggagctggggctggggctgaaATTTTTCGGGCAAGACGCTGCACGGCGGGGCACACAGCCAACTGGCAAGTGGCAGTCGTGCAGTAAAAGGCACGCGCATGAAGCCGTAGGACAGACTGAATGCTACGGACGGACTGCATACGTAAAGCGTAGAGCCGCAACGGACGAGGTAAAGTTTTTTTGGGCGAACAGACAGCGGCAAATTCGCATGCAAAttgtgcgcaaaaaaaaaaaaaaaagaaagttcaAGCAGCGCCAAAATGAAAGAAAACTCAGCTAGCTAAGAGGCAGGGGGGACAGCTAGGGGGGCGGGCTGGGCCACAGAGTTAGAAGATAGACAGCGGTGTGCATAAGAAAGTTTGCGTACACATGCTGCTGGaacataaatgtaaacaataaaattgtagaATAAATAGCGTGATGGGGTtaagcacacatacaattaaatagcaagacgtgtgtgagtgtgtgtcagtgtgtgtgtgagtggcaGCAAACTGCCAACGGAAGAGCTTTTGCTTGTCATCATCATTTCACAAGCCGCCGCCCCGGCCAAGGTGTGAGACAACGGCAATTATTACAATTGTATGCCCTGCACTTCAGCTACAGCCCCCGCTGCTTaactgctgctgtagctgtagctggctACGGCCATTGctattcattcattcattcatttcattccAGCGCGTATTGCTGTTGTTCCCCAGCCCAGCCAAACTacaagccagccagcaactGAACAACTGACTGCATGCAGCGCACTTTGCTCATCCACAAGCACTTACATTTCCATCTTCATTCATTTGGTGCTACGCATTGTTCGTGCTCGTCGCCTTGCCGGCCTTTTGTTGGCGCGCCTGTGTTTACATTTACACTTTGCCAGCATCATTTTCATCGTAGCGCTAATGCTTCGGGCTTAGAGCCAGACTCAAGGCTTTTGCTCCCTCTCCCTGCCATTTccgttgcctacttttgtgggcgcatttagttaaattgtttatttgcgtCTCGCTGAcgacgcacgcacacacacacccacacacacagtcgcacacttttcacttttcagtGCGCGCTTTTCAGTTTGTTCACAATCAATTAAAAGTAAGGCGCCAATgtttaattaagctaaaatgcAAGCCGCCCATGCTATGCACCCAGAGCAAAGTTAACTgacagcaaattttaattagcggCCCTTCTAACATTTTCAGCCGCTGCGCGTTTGTGCAAATTAAGTTATTAGTAGCTCATTATTCAAGTTTTTAATGCACTCAGTCAAATAGTTAGAACTTGCTGACAGCGTATATAAATCGCTGTCAGTATGGCAATCGAGCTGAGTTCGAGCGTAAAAAGTCGCCAATAATTGGCTACTAATGgcgctgcataaaaaaaacttttaccgttggcaacaaaaaaaaaatagagaaaaatcaaaatcacaTTGCGAACTgttgcaaaagtttgcagtttgcgcaaataaaacaaaattaaaatgtaagctaGAGACAACAGCGACAGATGAAGCGTAAGcgcgagagcgaaagagagcgaacgCAGGCGAGAgtgcaacaaacaattaacattttcattttgtgatTTTCTGCTTTAACTTTCGCTGAAGCAATTTATTGCACTTGtctatgttgctgttgctggtgttgctgctgctgctgatgtagcacacaacaattgctgctgaaaTTCATTAACGCTCATGGCAAAGCGTGTGGGTTGCTTgtggcagccaggcaggcagacaggcaTGAGCACCTGCAGCGTCTGTTGTCAACTCATAAAGGGTaaccgttgttgttgctgttgctgctgctgctgttgtagatTGAGCAGCGACTCAGTTGGCACGCGTattattgcaaacaatttgcccTGTTTGTGTAGTGGACAAATGACAGGCAGGATAGCAGCACTGGCAGGAAGTCAGGCAGGAAAAGGACAAAGGACAATGGCAGCTTGGCGTCTAAAGCCGGCGTTGGCAATCGGAAATGTTGCCAAAGTTCTATAGCCAGCCGCACATACACAGCAgctgacgcacacacacacacacacacatgcatacaatgtgtgtatgttgtaTGCACTCaggcatgttgctgttgctgctgttgctgttgtgtttatgAGGGAGTTtaggagttgctgctgccgtcgcattgttttgcctttttgcctgcagtgtttgttttaatttaaataaatgagctTAAGCTTGATCCTTTAaagccgctgccactgccactgccagccCAGCGAGAGTTGCCGCCATGCGCGACATTATTTAGTTGACACGCCCGCACGTCATCAGTCTGCTCTGAATGGGCGGCGTCGGCTGGGGGGTTGGGCGCTGTGCTTTCGAGTGAATATGCAAGTGCTCAGCACTTTTAAGTCAAATTGCTTTGTCGCTTAGCCGCGTTGGTCATTTGCCATTTCCccgtttgccatttgccatttgctgccagctgccaTGTCCTTCCAGCGTCCCGCAGTCCGCATAGAGTCACAATTTCAGGACATGCAGCGGCTCAAATTCGtgcctgcgctgctgttgtcaacGCCAACAGCTGACAGTCGCTGCTTTGCTCTCGACGCTCGTGACGTTTGCGACCCGTTCAAGTGTTTGCCCATctgctaattgttgttattgttgttgttgcacctTGGCACGCCTTTTagctgacgacgacgacgccgccgccgccggctgAGCTGCCACTTTAGCCTTCCGCTCTCCACCTCTGGCCAGCTGTTGACTCACCTTTTAGTCAGCATCAACTGCGCTGATTTGCAGTTTTCTTGCtacttttcatttgtttgGCGCAGTTTTTCGCcattctgtttgtttgtttgccttatTCTTCTTTCGTTACGTTTCCTTTTTGTTTAcacagcaaatttatttatgttcgCGCTGTGGCACATTTTTGGCTGCCCAGGAGCGACGGCAACGGGATGACGGCGACGGGATGAGCAGCACACCTTTGCTAAATATTCCCTTTCTTAAGTGCTGATGCAAATTTCTCTTGTCTCGCTGCTTTTCACGGTTCGGACAAAAAGGTGCACGAAAAGTCGCAAAATGTTGAGCTGAAATTCATACCAGAGATTTTCAAGTGCCCTAATCCAATTTACAATGCAGCAAAGCACAATCGCGAAttccgagctgctgctgctgctgctgctgctgctgctcccgctgcGAGATTTCGCTATTGTAATCTTGACTTAAAGTTTGTCATTTGACGACTAAACGCTGACAATTGAATGCCCAAacttttatgtaaatatttaaacatgaaatttatagaattaaaGCGCTAAAGCTTAACTTTATTATTGAAAGCActcaatgcaaatatttatttcatttaattaagcatatatatttgatttactaTTTTCTATGGCATAGCGCTTTGTTTACAAtagttgcattaaattaatataaaccaATTTGTCGCTAGCGTTTGTTGAATGCCCCAAGTGCAACACAGTTTAGCAGCAGTGGAAGCGGCAGCAGTCGTCCCTTGTCTGCGTTGtagctaatttaataagcaaatcaTATTTCCTTCGCTGCACGCCAGAGCCAGAAGCCAGCGCGAAGGCGGAGGCGACAATTCAACGTACTCGTGCCCAGTGGCATCTTTGACACCTCGTCGTCAAAAGTTTGCAAGGCACACGGCTTAACTCCAAGCGCCCCCCTGCTCCACCCCCACTGCTAgccttgccactgccacaatGTTGTGCATGCACTCTGCTGAGTTTACTAACTGGTTTAGAGCAAATTTAGTATTAGCAGAGCGCTCAATTTCacatagaaattaaattacagaCGCGTCAAAGTGCAGCGCTATGCGCCAAACAGcgagcgcgctctctctttctttctcgctctctcagtctgtatgtgtgtgtgtgtgtgggcgtgagCACAGCAAATGAGCGAACACCTCGTTAGTTTCTGCGTctttgaaaacttttttaatatttacatccATATTTTGCacctttggcttttgcttgaaactcttaacttttgcttttatttacttgcctGCCCGCCTGcctgttttttttctctgtttATTCGCGGCCTGCAAGGCGGCGCCACTGGctgctgcacataaattcGTGTTTGTGttcaaaattgcatttgcctttaCTCTGAGATGGGCGAGAGATAGAGTGTGCTAAGGCCTGGCGGGCGCCATATTGGCCGCGCCTAAAAGCAGGCAGcgtaaaattgtaaaactcGACGCTGCACATAATCaagttagcagcagctgcagcagcgtcggATGTGGCTATGCACAATCCCCATTTTCCACTTTCACCCCGCACAGCCCGTTGTGCATCCTTCATTGTTGATTGCTGCAGCACTTAACCGTAAaccgttttgttgttgttgttgctgacatTTGAGAGTGCTGCGAAATAAAATTGAACCAATTTTTGATGTTTTGTTCACTTGTTAAATacattgttgtcattgttgttgtttttttttgctgtttgcttgcagATGTCAACAGCACTTGCAATTGGGAATGATGCAGCTGCAGTGAAATCAAAGCCTCTTGCGCAATTTTCACAAACAACGCGTGCGgcaaatagcagcaacaaaatcgaaccgaaacaaaaaaaataagtctaccaaatagaaattcaaatgcaaatagcaaTGCTATAGAAATTGCGGCGGcccaaacaacaagcagcagcggcaaaaaataaagaattgccataaaatagcgaaatcaacaacaagtctatatatactatatagatagaggatatatacatatattatatatatacatattgagAATTTAGAGAATTtatagcagcggcagctgcagcaaataacAAACGTCAGCTGCGACGCGCAACAACACGCCACAGTCGCAGTcagaacaataacaacaagtaCAACAAAGATgagcatgaaaatgaaaatccaTTTAGGCTCACTCTTTGTCATTTTGATAATGGCCACCAAATGCGCCAATGGCGGTCCACAGAGCCAGCATCATGGTAAGTGAACAATCCTAAATAAAATGAGCTCAATGCTAATATAATCTAATCGCcgccacacccacacatatatacactcatacaaacaaacagattCCAACTCACAGCTGGATCCAGATCCCGAGTTTATTGGCTTTATCAACAATGTCACTTATCCGGCGGGACGCGAAGCTGTGCTCGCCTGCTCTGTGCGCAATCTGGGAAAAAATAAGGTAAACCCAGCAGCGagctaattatatatttttatttcaatatttccTTTTTACAAACTACAGGTGGGCTGGCTGCGAGCTTCAGACCAAACGGTGCTGGCGCTGCAAGGACGCGTGGTAACGCATAATGCCAGGATCAGTGTCATGCATCAGGATATGCATACGTAAGTGTAACGCGTAGAAAAggataattgttttaaatgcatgtaaatgtaaaaactGCTTTATagagaattaattttaaattgtttcaatATTGGTTAATTAATATCTTAAAAGCGATTTCAATTATCCGTTAATGGCAACACATGTAATTGGTTTGAATTTCATGCCAAGATGATAGTCAGTTGAAATGGCATTCACACAGTCAGCTTTCGATTAGGAAACTTTGTTATCGATAAGTATAGCTTGGCTTAGCTGCATGAATGAAGTTTATTTGAAGTGGaaacaattgttttaagtTGTTagtctttttaattttattttttttattgttgtgtatTAGAGCTAATCATATTAATAGTACTGTAATCAACATTAACTTTAGTTGCTTGCGACTCTGCCAAGCTGCGACTCGTTTACAtggtaattaataattttatttattttcacttagTTGGAAACTTAAGATTAGCAAGCTACGTGAGAGCGATCGTGGCTGCTACATGTGCCAAATAAACACCAGTCCGATGAAGAAACAAGTTGGCTGCATTGATGTACAAGGTGAGTTTAAGCCCAAagcatttttaagcaaactatATTTTTCGATTTACGAACTTGCAGTGCCACCGGACATCATTAACGAAGAGTCCTCTGCGGATTTGGCCGTGCAGGAGGGCGAGGACGCAACGCTAACATGCAAAGCCACTGGCAATCCAGCACCGCGTGTCATCTGGCGCCGTGAGGATGGCGAAATGATACTCATACGCAAGCCAGGCAGTCGCGAGCTTATGAAAGGTGAGTATCATGTGCAGAGCAAGCAACTGGGCGAGGTTAACACACAAAGAGTTATTTCGATAGTGGAGTCGTATAATGGCTCATCGCTGCGACTGCTGCGCTTGGAGCGACGCCAAATGGGTGCATATCTCTGCATTGCCTCCAACGATGTGCCGCCGGCTGTGAGCAAACGCGTCTCGCTTAGCGTGCAATGTAAGTGCCCCCCACTGGCCCATGCCACACGTTTCGCATTTAATGTAGCTCCGCTGTTTGTATTGTAGTTGCGCCGATGGTGCGCGCACCCAGCCAGTTGCTGGGCACACCGCTGGGCTCGGATGTGCAGCTGGAGTGCCAGGTGGAGGCATCACCCTCGCCCGTTTCCTATTGGCTGAAGGGTGCACGCACCTCGAATGGCTTTAGCAGTGTGTCCACAGCCAGCTTAGAGTCCGGCTCACCGGGACCCGAAATGCTGCTCGATGGGTGAGTATATCAAAGCACTTGCTACCTCGGGCCATATCACATGGCTGCACTTGTTCATTCGTAGGCCCAAGTATGGCATTACAGAGAAGCGCGATGGCTATCGCGGCGTCATGTTGCTGGTGGTGCGCTCCTTCTCCGCCTCCGATGTGGGCACATATCACTGCGTCAGCACAAACTCACTGGGCCGCGCCGAGGGCACCCTGCGACTCTACGGTGCGTATAAGCAATCTGTCTATGAATGCCAAACACAAGTCTCATGCGAATTTTGTCATTGCAGAAATCAAGCTACATCCGGGCGCATCGGCCAGCAATGATGATCATCTAAATTTCATAGGCGGTAAGTTGAAGTTCGTTGTAATtggtgtgtgcgtatgtgtgtgtgtgacacttTCTCGTCTCTCGTGTGTTTAGGTCTAGAGGAGGCGGCGCGCAATGAGGCTTCGAGCAGCTGGCAGTCCACCAAGTGGCTGCTACTCCCACCAGcgttaatgttgctgctcatCTGGCCGCCaatattgctgcaatttaacgCGTGATACACAAACTGAGCGAGAGCCGGCAATCAAGTACCACGAGTATTATTCCTACAGGTGTTGAACCCATGCTGCCAAACGATTTAATATTTTCGCTTatgctcccgctcccgctctcaatgaacaacaacaataccaCAAGCGCTGCATGgggcttgtgtttttttttgttgttgttgtgctctcTCAACccttttgttttcgtttttatgTGTGGCATCGATAAACGCATCGCAACGCATTCGCTATTGTCAAAACATTAAAGAAAATAGGaggaaaagcagcagcagcagcaagcgctaTGGGCGCTATATACCTATATCATTTACGAAACGTATCAGCAACGCGTGTTTTAAACCCTTACCACCAAACCAGCAGGCGGAGCCCCTCCTGGTGAGCCAGCCAGAatatcaaaaaacaaaaatggtTAAGAAACTGAAACGCATAATgttatattgcatatatatatatatataattaaacacacaaaatactataaaatagtgcataaatataaataacgaaaaattattgaataaattatcgcaaaaaaagaaaattgaatttaaagagatgctttcaatttaaattgtttcacAGTCAGCAGCCGTTGGTCATTTGCACCAGTCAATTGTGTGGCCACTAATAACgcagaattaaattaatttaaatgaaaagaaaatgaaacaaattgtattaattgtGCATGTGGACAGCAGTCATTAAAACAGGTAAGAGCACAGCTTTGAACTTTAAT encodes:
- the LOC108602299 gene encoding lachesin codes for the protein MSMKMKIHLGSLFVILIMATKCANGGPQSQHHDSNSQLDPDPEFIGFINNVTYPAGREAVLACSVRNLGKNKVGWLRASDQTVLALQGRVVTHNARISVMHQDMHTWKLKISKLRESDRGCYMCQINTSPMKKQVGCIDVQVPPDIINEESSADLAVQEGEDATLTCKATGNPAPRVIWRREDGEMILIRKPGSRELMKVESYNGSSLRLLRLERRQMGAYLCIASNDVPPAVSKRVSLSVQFAPMVRAPSQLLGTPLGSDVQLECQVEASPSPVSYWLKGARTSNGFSSVSTASLESGSPGPEMLLDGPKYGITEKRDGYRGVMLLVVRSFSASDVGTYHCVSTNSLGRAEGTLRLYEIKLHPGASASNDDHLNFIGGLEEAARNEASSSWQSTKWLLLPPALMLLLIWPPILLQFNA